The proteins below come from a single Pararge aegeria chromosome 23, ilParAegt1.1, whole genome shotgun sequence genomic window:
- the LOC120634188 gene encoding uncharacterized protein LOC120634188: MDNMEAGTSSNIENTMQDIFGVDEEDPYQDSGSEYLPSRSPSPTPLDLIDILEDNHSQNNQDPQNDQEQRKPRKRVRQPHKWKKNIRKAKRARGEEYVNAKGKTVPSKNINTDIPCRCGLKCHDKVGAAQQKALFDRFYAMESFTLQSSYLFSLVKVLPKKRCSFLTDRRQTESRRSNTRVYTIPNSDGLYTTVCKEFFKKVFAVSDGRISRVLKTKLSIPTPPIDRRGKHVPVNKTSEEKVQKVKTFIDKFPKYESHYTLHKSMNRRFLAPDLSLPKMYSMYCDNISESEKVSDFMFRKIFNEQFNLSFHAPVSDSCKKCDNLKIKIDAAHSLEEKYQLELQKKLHLSKADSAKDNYKKDKNLAKEDLDVTVIVFDLMKTLPTPVVSTGVCYYKRQLWTYVLGIHDAANDNATMCVWDETVASRGPQEIGSCLLRYIKENVKTKRLILYSDQCGGQNRNIKMATLCQYIISHPDYVVENIDHKFFVSGHSYLACDQDFGLIEKKKKYFQNIFVPDDWIEVIKTARKKKPFQIIKMAKEDFYSTKKLENNITNRKVTAEKSKVKWLNIQWLLYHKNYPFTIFFKYSNNEEVLFESVDLKKRNSIAIANLQLDLLYPLGRQISVEKKKDLVELLQYIPPVLHDFYNNIKDSASVGNDLHVEDEVIDSD; this comes from the exons ATGGATAACATGGAAGCTGGAACCTCTAGTAACATAGAAAACACAATGCAAG ATATCTTCGGAGTGGATGAGGAAGACCCATATCAAGATTCAGGCTCTGAGTATTTACCATCCAGATCGCCATCGCCAACTCCCTTGGATCTAATTGATATTTTAGAAGATAACCACTCTCAAAACAACCAAGACCCTCAAAACGACCAAGAGCAACGGAAGCCAAGAAAGCGAGTTCGACAGCCACATAAGTGGAAAAAGAATATACGCAAGGCAAAACGCGCGAGAGGTGAGGAATATGTGAATGCAAAAGGCAAAACTGTACCTtcgaaaaatataaacacagatATACCATGTAGATGTGGACTAAAATGCCACGATAAAGTTGGTGCTGCACAGCAAAAAGCACTCTTCGATAGGTTTTATGCCATGGAAAGTTTTACTTTGCAGTCATCTTACTTATTTTCATTGGTAAAAGTGTTACCTAAAAAAAGATGCTCTTTTCTCACTGATCGCCGACAAACTGAGTCTAGACGCTCCAATACCCGAGTATATACTATTCCAAATTCCGATGGTTTGTATACTACGGTATGTaaagaattctttaaaaaagtttttgcaGTATCTGATGGAAGAATATCcagagttttaaaaacaaaattgtccATTCCTACACCACCTATTGATAGAAGAGGAAAGCATGTTCCTGTCAATAAGACATCTGAAGAAAAAGttcaaaaagtaaaaacatttattgataaatttccTAAGTATGAATCACACTACACACTACACAAGAGTATGAACAGAAGGTTCTTAGCTCCAGATCTAAGTTTACCAAAAATGTATTCCATGTACTGTGATAATATTTCTGAGTCAGAAAAGGTATCCGATTTTATGTTCcggaaaatatttaatgaacaatttaatttatcattcCATGCACCTGTATCCGATTCATGCAAGAAATGTGACAATTTGAAGATTAAGATAGATGCAGCTCATTCACTAGAAGAAAAGTACCAGCTTGAgttacaaaaaaagttacacctCTCAAAAGCTGACAGTGCGAAAGATAATTACAAGAAAGATAAAAACCTTGCTAAAGAAGACTTAGATGTCACTGTCATTGTATTCGACCTAATGAAAACATTGCCTACTCCAGTAGTGTCAACGGGAGTGTGTTATTATAAAAGGCAGCTGTGGACGTATGTACTAGGTATACATGATGCTGCAAATGACAACGCAACAATGTGTGTATGGGATGAGACTGTAGCCTCTAGAGGACCACAGGAGATAGGCTCTTGTTTATTGCGATacattaaagaaaatgttaagaccaaaaggttaattttatattctgacCAATGTGGTGGCCAAAATCGCAATATAAAAATGGCCACTCTTTGTCAATATATTATTAGTCATCCAGACTATGTTGTGGAAAATATTGACCATAAATTTTTTGTAAGCGGTCATTCTTATTTGGCGTGTGATCAGGACTTTGgcttaatagaaaaaaagaaaaaatattttcagaataTTTTCGTACCTGATGATTGGATTGAAGTAATAAAGACtgcaagaaagaaaaaaccctttcaaattataaaaatggccAAAGAAGATTTCTATTCAACCAAAAAATTGGAGAATAATATAACCAATCGAAAAGTCACTGCAGAGAAATCAAAAGTAAAGTGGCTAAATATTCAGTGGCTCCTGTACCACAAGAACTACCcattcacaatattttttaaatattcaaataatgaaGAGGTCCTGTTTGAAAGTGTGGacttgaaaaaaagaaattctatTGCCATAGCTAATTTACAGCTTGATCTTTTGTATCCATTGGGTAGACAAATAAGTGTGGAGaaaaaaaaggatttggtgGAACTTCTTCAATACATTCCCCCGGTACTtcatgatttttataataatattaaggatagtGCTTCGGTAGGTAATGATTTGCATGTGGAAGATGAAGTAATAGATAGTGATTGA